A single region of the Ptychodera flava strain L36383 chromosome 9, AS_Pfla_20210202, whole genome shotgun sequence genome encodes:
- the LOC139140183 gene encoding methyltransferase-like protein 27, protein MDIESTLRKLYSPEITTEQVTEIYDKWSDNYDEVVKPSYNGPKLVLDALSEVVTDKHVRILDCACGTGLIGETLRESGFGNIDGVDMSEGQLRIARKKGIYRKTIIAVLGPESIEGVETDSYDVITCSGSFGGGGQLNDGVLQEWTRIVKPGGYIILVVHENYRNLVEGDTFKRLLESKAMTLVKSCFVDHYVINLDERNARAFVYTLKVLASKP, encoded by the exons ATGGATATCGAAAGCACACTGCGAAAACTCTATTCTCCTGAGATCACGACGGAACAAGTTACAGAAATATACGACAAATGGAGCGACAACTACGATGAG GTAGTCAAACCCTCTTACAACGGGCCAAAATTGGTTTTAGACGCACTATCTGAAGTAGTCACCGATAAACACGTACGAATACTGGACTGTGCTTGCGGTACTGGACTTATCGGAGAGACG CTGCGAGAATCTGGCTTCGGCAACATCGATGGAGTGGATATGTCGGAAGGCCAGCTCCGAATTGCACGAAAGAAGGGGATTTACAGGAAAACAATAATCGCTGTTTTAGGACCAGAATCTATAGAGGGCGTCGAGACAG ATTCGTACGATGTTATCACGTGCAGTGGAAGCTTTGGTGGTGGCGGACAGCTGAATGATGGCGTCCTTCAGGAGTGGACCAGAATCGTCAAACCAG GAGGTTATATCATTCTTGTTGTTCACGAGAATTATAGGAATCTGGTAGAGGGCGACACTTTCAAGAGGTTACTGGAATCCAAGGCGATGACACTTGTAAAATCTTGCTTCGTGGACCATTACGTCATCAACCTCGACGAGAGGAATGCGCGTGCTTTTGTGTATACACTGAAAGTGCTCGCAAGCAAACCATAG
- the LOC139140182 gene encoding polycomb complex protein BMI-1-like has translation MNRTMKLKITELNPHLMCVLCGGYFIDATTIVECLHSFCKTCIVRYLETSKYCPVCDTQVHKTRPLQHIRADRTLQGIVYKLVPGLFRDEMKRRREFYASNPQTPSGNANSSNAEERGEVDENFVYKDDEKISLSLQYHNEEPLQNGGVPRTPVANNDSSRSDEDTSEKTDVRYLRCPAAVTVHHIKKFIRSKYGLPLSYEIDVMYRYRKSDESLIDHFTLMDIAYLYDWRRKRPMALMYRVRQPPVKRFKKSESTPPRQRAAQETVKEKTGKDQDKTFEKPEKSEVVQSSDALKNNNNQKELACET, from the exons ATGAATCGAACGATGAAGCTGAAGATAACTGAGCTCAATCCGCACTTGATGTGTGTCTTGTGCGGGGGCTATTTCATCGATGCAACGACAATAGTCGAGTGCCTCCACTCAT TCTGCAAGACATGTATCGTGCGGTACTTAGAAACCAGTAAGTACTGTCCAGTGTGTGACACACAGGTGCACAAGACACGGCCATTGCAGCATATAAG AGCTGACAGGACATTGCAAGGAATTGTCTACAAACTTGTACCAGGACTTTTCCGAG ACGAAATGAAAAGAAGGCGGGAATTTTATGCCTCCAACCCACAAACACCGA GTGGTAACGCAAACTCGTCGAATGCAGAAGAACGAGGCGAGGTTGATGAAAACTTCGTGTACAAGGACGACGAAAAGATAAGCCTATCCCTGCAGTACCACAACGAGGAACCCTTGCAAAATGGCGGAGTTCCGCGCACCCCCGTTGCCAATAACGACAGCAGCCGGAGCGACGAAGATACCAGCGAAAAG ACTGACGTTCGGTATTTGCGATGTCCGGCGGCGGTCACTGTCCACCACATCAAGAAATTTATACGAAGTAAATATGGTCTCCCGTTGTCCTATGAG ATTGACGTCATGTACCGTTATCGAAAGAGTGATGAATCCCTTATAGACCACTTTACGCTGATGGACATTGCCTACCTGTATGACTGGAGAAGA AAGCGACCAATGGCTTTGATGTATCGGGTCCGGCAACCACCTGTCAAGCGATTTAAGAAATCGGAGTCCACGCCGCCACGGCAGAGAGCGGCTCAGGAGACAGTCAAGGAGAAAACAGGCAAAGATCAAGATAAGACGTTTGAGAAGCCCGAGAAGAGTGAAGTTGTTCAGTCTTCAGAtgctctcaaaaacaataacaacCAGAAGGAGTTGGCCTGTGAAACCTGA